A window of the Scytonema millei VB511283 genome harbors these coding sequences:
- a CDS encoding lysophospholipid acyltransferase family protein, whose product MSGNSPLQISDWFLASMGTKQFLYYEDRIPRDSAVLVVSNHRSFMDAPLLMKAVERPIRFACHHYMGQVPVMREIVTGQLGCFPLETPQYRQQSFFNQAIELLQHRQVVGVFPEGTKPMVQFSQPYQMQKFQRGFAHLAIRAAAGGEIHKPVKDLAVLPVAIASLEEVNTSAVPLRLLSVFDPSEPLFDRAGWHPLVIYRRVALLVGRPLWITPQQVKQYQGKQAKAVVSELTERCETEIETLLRQGCY is encoded by the coding sequence ATGAGTGGAAACAGCCCCCTGCAAATTTCCGATTGGTTTCTGGCTTCGATGGGAACCAAACAGTTTCTCTATTACGAAGACCGTATTCCTCGCGATAGTGCCGTGTTGGTCGTGAGCAATCACCGTAGCTTCATGGATGCACCGCTATTGATGAAGGCAGTGGAACGTCCAATCCGCTTTGCTTGCCATCATTACATGGGACAAGTACCAGTCATGCGCGAGATTGTCACGGGTCAATTAGGGTGTTTTCCTTTAGAGACCCCCCAATATCGCCAACAAAGCTTTTTTAATCAAGCGATTGAATTGCTGCAACATCGGCAAGTAGTGGGAGTCTTCCCTGAAGGGACAAAGCCAATGGTGCAATTTAGTCAACCTTACCAGATGCAAAAGTTTCAGCGCGGATTTGCTCACTTAGCAATTCGCGCAGCTGCGGGCGGAGAGATTCATAAACCAGTCAAGGACTTGGCAGTTTTACCAGTGGCGATCGCCTCTTTAGAAGAAGTTAACACCTCCGCCGTACCGCTACGGCTGCTGAGTGTATTTGACCCTTCAGAACCTTTATTCGATCGCGCTGGCTGGCATCCATTGGTAATTTATCGCCGCGTTGCCCTTCTCGTCGGTCGTCCCTTGTGGATTACGCCTCAGCAGGTGAAACAATATCAGGGCAAACAAGCAAAAGCTGTTGTATCAGAATTGACCGAGCGCTGCGAGACAGAAATCGAGACGCTGTTACGTCAAGGATGTTACTAG
- a CDS encoding alpha/beta fold hydrolase, translating to MNDKGAEEQFKIQNSKFKIQNSKFPDSRLPSRGAQQRAPTDSRLPTTTPIVTNRPCFLSPKKLQPEYPLFVFLPGMDGTGQLLRSQTEGLEVAFDVRCLMIPPEDVSDWDVLSAQVIQLIHKELAKNPQREVYLCGESFGGCLAMKVAVKAPELFSRIILVNPASSVQLRPFLAWGSQFANLVPSCFFRFGAVGLLPFLASLGRVTKSDRREMLKVIRSVPPETVLWRITLVRDFDVDETQLKQLTQPILIIASAQDRLLPSITEAERLLGILPNSRLVVLPYSGHACLLESETNLYDVMRSQHFLDAHVEQIAARKS from the coding sequence ATGAATGATAAAGGAGCAGAGGAGCAATTCAAAATTCAAAATTCAAAATTCAAAATTCAAAATTCAAAATTCCCCGACTCCCGACTTCCTAGTAGGGGCGCACAGCAGCGCGCCCCTACCGACTCCCGACTCCCTACAACAACACCAATAGTGACCAACCGTCCCTGTTTCCTCAGTCCGAAAAAACTCCAGCCGGAGTATCCGCTATTCGTATTTTTACCAGGAATGGATGGAACGGGGCAGTTATTGCGATCGCAAACTGAAGGTTTAGAAGTTGCCTTTGACGTGCGTTGTTTGATGATTCCGCCAGAGGATGTGTCCGATTGGGATGTTTTGAGCGCGCAAGTGATTCAGCTGATTCACAAAGAACTTGCCAAAAATCCTCAAAGAGAAGTTTACTTGTGCGGGGAGTCATTCGGTGGCTGTCTAGCAATGAAAGTAGCAGTCAAAGCACCAGAGCTATTTAGCCGCATTATTTTGGTCAATCCTGCTTCTTCCGTACAACTTCGTCCTTTCTTGGCGTGGGGTTCGCAATTTGCAAATCTAGTGCCGTCTTGTTTCTTCCGATTTGGGGCAGTGGGATTGTTACCGTTTCTTGCCTCCTTGGGGAGAGTAACTAAAAGCGATCGTCGCGAAATGCTTAAAGTCATTCGTTCAGTACCCCCAGAAACAGTTCTCTGGCGAATTACTTTAGTCAGAGATTTTGATGTAGACGAAACACAGTTAAAGCAACTGACACAACCAATACTCATTATTGCCAGCGCTCAAGATCGTCTTTTACCCTCAATCACAGAAGCCGAACGATTGCTCGGAATTTTACCAAATTCCCGTTTAGTTGTCCTACCCTACAGCGGACACGCCTGCTTGCTCGAATCAGAGACAAATCTTTACGATGTCATGCGATCGCAGCATTTTTTAGATGCACATGTGGAGCAAATAGCTGCTCGTAAGTCGTAA